One Cedecea neteri DNA segment encodes these proteins:
- a CDS encoding amino acid ABC transporter permease/ATP-binding protein: protein MSFDWNYLFSLFSNADFWLATWTVIKLSLLSWVISIGLGFLLALGKQAASPWLSLPARAYIWLFRSLPLLVLLIFVYNLPQALPGSSALLSDPFWAGLIALVLSETAYIAEIHRGGLLAIPRGQREAAHALGLRYAGIQWLVIVPQALRVALPSLANEYISIVKLSSLVSVISLTEILMVGQRLYSQNFLVMETMAAVAFYYVFIVTVFDFLLKLLEKRLDVTQRKTARLPEAELEAMATQESGLVARPALAVNTPALQARKLHKAYNNVEVLGAVNLDIKPGEVVSVIGPSGSGKTTLIRLLNGLEQLDNGEILINGQPFIRLEKHGAQKPQYVENAAHRLNIGMVFQGFNLFPHLTVMKNLMLAPHYHRLATDAELKREACVLLRKVGMLEHAHKYPHQLSGGQQQRVAIARALMMRPQIMLFDEPTSALDPEKVNEVLQVIENLAEEGITMVIVTHEMNFAFSVSDRIVFMEKGRVVCDDSPQALRSGENPRITEFLKDVNLAPVAA, encoded by the coding sequence ATGTCTTTTGACTGGAACTATTTATTCAGCCTGTTTAGCAACGCTGATTTTTGGCTGGCAACCTGGACCGTGATTAAGCTGAGCCTGCTGAGTTGGGTCATCAGCATTGGGTTGGGCTTTCTTCTGGCGCTGGGCAAACAGGCGGCCTCTCCCTGGCTCTCTTTACCGGCGCGGGCGTATATCTGGCTGTTCCGCAGCCTGCCGCTGCTGGTGCTGCTGATTTTTGTCTACAATCTGCCTCAGGCGCTGCCCGGCAGCTCGGCTTTGTTAAGCGACCCGTTCTGGGCCGGGCTTATCGCGCTGGTGCTGAGTGAAACGGCCTACATTGCCGAGATTCACCGTGGTGGCCTGCTTGCTATCCCGCGCGGGCAGCGTGAGGCCGCCCATGCCCTGGGGCTGCGCTATGCGGGCATTCAGTGGCTGGTTATCGTGCCGCAGGCGCTGCGGGTGGCGCTGCCGTCTCTGGCGAACGAATACATCTCCATCGTCAAGCTTAGCTCGCTGGTGTCGGTGATTTCTCTGACTGAGATCCTGATGGTTGGGCAGCGGCTTTACTCGCAAAACTTCCTGGTGATGGAAACCATGGCGGCGGTGGCTTTCTATTACGTGTTTATCGTGACCGTTTTTGACTTCCTGCTGAAGCTGCTGGAAAAAAGGCTGGATGTCACCCAGCGCAAAACCGCACGCCTGCCGGAAGCCGAACTGGAAGCGATGGCTACTCAAGAAAGCGGGCTGGTTGCTCGCCCGGCGCTGGCCGTGAATACTCCCGCCCTGCAGGCTCGCAAGCTACACAAGGCCTACAACAACGTGGAGGTGCTTGGTGCGGTGAACCTGGACATCAAGCCCGGTGAAGTGGTGTCGGTTATTGGCCCGTCGGGCTCAGGCAAAACCACGCTGATTCGTCTGCTGAACGGCCTCGAGCAGCTGGATAACGGCGAGATCCTGATCAACGGCCAGCCGTTTATTCGCCTGGAAAAACACGGGGCCCAGAAGCCACAGTATGTTGAAAACGCCGCCCATCGACTGAACATTGGCATGGTGTTCCAGGGCTTTAACCTGTTCCCGCACTTAACGGTGATGAAGAACCTGATGCTGGCCCCGCACTACCATCGCCTGGCGACGGATGCAGAGCTGAAGCGCGAGGCCTGCGTGTTGCTGCGCAAAGTCGGCATGCTGGAGCACGCCCACAAGTACCCGCACCAGCTTTCCGGCGGGCAGCAACAAAGGGTGGCGATTGCGCGGGCTTTAATGATGCGTCCGCAAATCATGCTGTTTGATGAGCCTACCTCGGCGCTGGATCCTGAAAAGGTGAATGAGGTGCTGCAGGTGATTGAGAACCTGGCGGAAGAGGGCATTACGATGGTGATCGTCACCCACGAGATGAACTTCGCGTTCAGCGTGTCGGACAGAATTGTGTTTATGGAAAAAGGGCGCGTCGTCTGCGATGACTCTCCTCAGGCTTTGCGCAGCGGAGAGAACCCGCGCATTACCGAATTCCTGAAAGACGTAAACCTGGCACCCGTCGCGGCCTAA
- a CDS encoding ABC transporter substrate-binding protein yields the protein MFTSSHSKALFSCMAAALPLLLSGGAQAAVMTPGQLTVGSDITFPPYEYLDGKTPAGFDIEFINGVAEAMKLKPNYVDTRFTSLIPGLQAKRFELIASALFITPERQKVIDMVPYLKTGESLLTLSNASFKPTKPEELCGHKVGSMQGTYWLEKLHTLSADYCVKQGLKPITVSEFSTDPQTTQALLSHAVEVQMTDAAVASQVVDKMKGRLAVTSTELLYPVLVGLGVSKTNPELKKALNDGIAAFKASGKYSALVKKYHLAEPSEAEIQASSL from the coding sequence ATGTTTACATCCTCACACAGCAAGGCGTTATTTTCCTGCATGGCGGCGGCGCTGCCTTTACTGCTCAGCGGCGGGGCTCAGGCGGCCGTGATGACCCCCGGGCAGCTTACGGTAGGCAGCGACATTACCTTCCCGCCTTACGAATATCTCGACGGCAAAACCCCGGCGGGCTTCGATATTGAATTTATCAACGGCGTGGCCGAAGCGATGAAGCTGAAGCCCAATTACGTGGATACCCGTTTCACCAGCCTGATCCCCGGCCTGCAGGCGAAGCGCTTCGAGCTGATTGCCTCCGCGCTGTTTATCACCCCGGAGCGCCAAAAGGTGATCGACATGGTGCCGTACCTGAAAACCGGTGAGTCGCTGCTGACGCTGAGCAACGCCAGCTTCAAGCCAACCAAGCCAGAAGAGCTTTGCGGGCATAAAGTCGGCTCGATGCAGGGCACTTACTGGCTGGAAAAACTGCACACGCTGTCGGCGGATTACTGCGTGAAGCAGGGGCTGAAGCCGATTACGGTCAGCGAATTCTCCACCGACCCACAAACCACCCAGGCGCTGCTTTCCCACGCGGTTGAAGTGCAGATGACCGACGCCGCTGTAGCCAGCCAGGTGGTGGACAAAATGAAAGGGCGGCTGGCGGTAACCTCGACCGAACTGCTTTACCCGGTGCTGGTGGGGCTTGGCGTGAGTAAAACCAACCCTGAATTGAAAAAAGCGCTGAACGACGGCATTGCGGCCTTTAAAGCGAGCGGCAAATACTCGGCCTTAGTGAAAAAGTATCACCTGGCGGAGCCGTCCGAAGCCGAAATTCAGGCCAGCAGTTTGTAA